Genomic window (Dictyoglomus thermophilum H-6-12):
GGATAGGTAGAGCGGTAGGGGAGCGTTCCGCTGTAGGGAGAAGGCGGACCGGAAGGACCGCTGGACGAGGCGGAAGTGAGAATGCCGGCATGAGTAGCGAAAAGGAGGGTGAGAATCCCTCCCACCGAAAGCCCGAGGTTTCCTGGGTAAAGCTCGTCTTCCCAGGGTTAGGCGGGAGCTAAGCCGAGGCCGAAAGGCGTAGGTGATGCACAGCCGGTTAATATTCCGGCCCCACCTACTGACCGTTAATACCGATGGAGGGACGCAGGAGGGTAGGTGCGCCTGGTGGTGACATACCAGGTCCAAGCCCCAAGGGAGGGAGTGTAGGCAAATCCGCACTCCCGTTGAACTGAGGGGTGATGGGGAGCCCTCGTGAGAGGGCGAAGGCATCGAGCTCACACTGCCGAGAAAAGCTCCTAGGGAGGTCAGTGGGTGCCCGTACCGCAAACCGACACAGGTGGGCGAGGTGAAGATCCAAAGGTGCGCGGGATAACCCTCGTTAAGGAACTCGGCAAAATGGCCCCGTACGTTCGCAAGAAGGGGTGCCCGAGTAAGGTGAATAGCCTGAAAGGGCCGCAGTGAAGTGGCTCTGGGGACTGTTTACCAAAAACACAGGTCTCTGCTAAGGCGTAGAAGCCGATGTATAGGGGCTGAGGCCTGCCCGGTGCTGGAAGGTTAAGGGGAAGGGTTAGGGTGAATAACCCGAAGCCCTGAACCGAAGCCCCAGTGAACGGCGGCCGTAACTATAACGGTCCTAAGGTAGCGAAATTCCTTGTCGGGTAAGTTCCGACCCGCATGAAAGGCATAACCACTGGAGCGCTGTCTCAACGAGGGGCCCGGTGAAATTAGAGTGTCCGTGAAGATACGGACTACCCGTGGCAGGACGGAAAGACCCCGTGAAGCTTTACTGTAGCCTGGCATTGAACTCTGGCACTGCATGTAGAGGATAGGTGGGAGGCTGAGAAGCGGGGGCGCCAGCCTCCGTGGAGCCGCCGGTGGAATACCACCCTTGTGGTGTTGGGGTTCTAACCCCAAAAGAAGAGCCTTTTGGGGGACAGTGCTTGGTGGGCAGTTTGACTGGGGCGGTCGCCTCCTAAAAGGTAACGGAGGCGCCCAAAGGTAGGCTTGGCACGGTTAGAAATCGTGCCTGAAGTGTAAGGGCGTTAAGCCTGCCTGACTGTGAGGCCGACGGGCCGAGCAGAGACGAAAGTCGGGCCTAGTGATCCGGTGGTCCCGAGTGGAAGGGCCATCGCTCAACGGATAAAAGTTACTCCGGGGATAACAGGCTGATCTCGCCCGAGAGTCCACATCGACGGCGAGGTTTGGCACCTCGATGTCGGCTCACCGCATCCTGGGGCTGGAGAAGGTCCCAAGGGTTGGGCTGTTCGCCCATTAAAGCGGTACGTGAGCTGGGTTCAGAACGTCGTGAGACAGTTCGGTCCCTATCCGCCACGGGCGGAGGAAACTTGAGGGGAACTGCTCCTAGTACGAGAGGACCGGAGCAGGCGGACCTCTGGTGTACCAGTTGTGCCGTCAGGTGCAGGAGCTGGGTAGCCAAGTCCGCACGGGATAAGCGCTGAAAGCATCTAAGCGCGAAGCCCACCCCAAGATAAGGTTTCCCACGGGGAAAGCCCGGTAAGGCACCTCCGAGAAGAGGAGGTAGATAGGCCGGAGGTGGAAGCGCAGCAATGCGTGGAGCCGACCGGTACTAATATGCCGAGGCTTTGACGCCTGGCTGGTTACTGTATGATCCTTCTTGGAGGAGTTATGGAGAGTATAGAGGGAGGAAGGCTACTGGTGATTAGAGCGGAGGGGAAACGCCCGTTCCCATTCCGAACACGGAAGCTAAGCCCTCCAGCGCCGATGGTACTGCCCTGGCAACGGGGTGGGAGAGTAGGTCATTGCCAGAGAGCCTTCCTCCCTTTTTTGTTTTTTATCTAATTTCGTGAGGGTAGGGTACTCTCGGATGTCTTACTTCAATTAGGGTTTTGATAAAACTCTGAGATATTTTTTCCAATTCCTCTAGAGTAAGTCTGCTATTTTCTAACTGTCCATCATTTAATTTCTTTCTAATTACATCTCTAACTACTTTTTCTATATTTTCGGGAGTAACATTTTTAAGACTTCTTGTAGCTGCTTCGACGCTGTCTGCTAACATTACTATTGCTGCTTCTTTTGATTTTGGTTTAGGTCCAGGATAACGAAAGTCTACTTCTGGTATAATTTGGTTTGGATTCAACTGTTTTTGTTTCATATAAAAGTAGGATAACAAACTTGTTCCATGATGTTGTTCCACAATGTCTATTATATTTTTAGGAAATTTATTTTTATTTAAAATTTCTGCGCCATCTTTAGGGTGCGACTTTATTATAATTGCACTGAGATACGGAGAAAGATCATCATGGGGATTTTTTTGATTGGGTAAAAGGTTTTCAATGAAATATTGTGGCCTTTTTACTTTTCCAATATCATGATATAAAGAAGCAGTTCTAACAATTTTGGGGTTTGCACCAGATTCTTCAGCAGCTCTTTCTGCAAGATTCCCTACGATTAGACTGTGATAATATGTGCCTGGGGCTTCCATGATTAATTCTCTTAACAATGGGTGGTTAGGATTTGTGAGTTCAAACAGCTTTAATGGGCTAGCAAGTCTAAATAGATCCTCAATTATAGGGATCAGACCTATGGCAAGAATGCCTGAGATGATGGGATTTATGATACTGTAAAACAAATCAGAAAAATTTATATATACTTCTGGATAGGCATATTTTATTAAAACAAGAATAGGAATTCTAATAAGGGTCAACATAAAGGAGGTTTTAAGATAAGTTGCTCTATCTTCTAAGTTTCTTAGGCCCCTATAAATAAAAATTAAATCAAACATTAAAATGATTGGTATTATGAATGATCTTAAGAAAATTGCTGAAAGTAAAATTGTCAAGAAGCTTAAAATAGCATAGTCAGGAAAGTCCATCAGGCTTAATATTATAAAAAGGAAGGTAGTAATAGGTGCGAGATATGTAGAATAGAAAGAGAAGATTTTTGAAATAGCTAGTGCAGAAAGAAAGATGCTGTTTATAAAGAGAAATATGTTTAGATCCTTTATGTTCATCTGGCCAAAATAAGACAAGATAAGTATTAGGGAAATATGAAGTAAAGCTACAAATAAGAATAGACATAAAAATCGTAAAATACTTTTAGGTGAGAATGTATAACCTAGAGTCTCTAATATTTGGAATTTTTCAGGAGTTACTTTTTCGCCTTTTCTGAGAATTACGTCTCCTTTTGAGATTATTCTTTCTATAGGCTTTATTGATTTTATAAGTTCCGTCTTTTTGTTTTCTGTTTCTTTAACGTCTATAAACATGTTAGGAACAATAAGAATGTCACTCAGTTTTTGAGCTATGTCTTGTGGAAATCTTAGCTCGTAAGTTAAAAATTTTATAAATTCTTGTTTTTTTGCTTTTACTTCTTCTTCTTTAATTCCTTTTGAATAGTTTTCTATGATCCAGGTTTCGATCTTTTTTCTTATAGTATTTACTGTAGACAATTGAAACTTAGATATGTAATTGTAAACCTCAGAGTGTTCCGAGGTTGGAGAGAGGACTTCTGATAGTTTAGATAGGACTTTTATTGTAATATTTTGATCTACAGTATAAATGGGTTTAAACTGTGAAAGCATTAAGTTTTTTATTCGCTCTGTCTCGCTCTCATCTCGATATATTACAGTCCTTGTAGCTATGATATCTTTAGGGGCGATATCATTGATTTTTAATGGTGGAATAAAAACAAAGTCAAGAGAAAGTATTAGGAAATCCCCTAAAAGAAAAATGGTTAAAATTAATGTTAAGTTTTGTTTTAGATTCTTACTTACTTCTGTTTTTAGCCTTTTAAAGAATTTGTATACCCCTTTATAATTTAAAATTTCTTTTCTCATGATAATAAATATTTTATCATTTATTGACCTCTTTTTCACTATAATATATAATTAAACTTGGCTTTGGGGAGTAGCCAAGCTGGTAAGGCAGCGGACTTTGGATCCGCCATTCGCTGGTTCGAATCCAGCCTCCCCAGCCAAATTTTTTATTATTCCCAAATTTTATTTTATAAGCTCTTTATGGATAATTTTAAAGTTATCATTTTGGCTGCTGGTCAGGGTAAAAGGATGAGGACTGAGCTTCCAAAGGTTCTTCATCCCCTCTATGAAAACACCATATTGGAGTTTTTGCTTGACACTGTAGAGACCGTTTTTGAAAAAGAGTATATATTAGTTGTGAGCCCAAAAGTGAAATCTTATTTATCTTTTGTTTCGGATAAAAATATTGTGATTCAGGATAAGCCTTTAGGTACGGGAGATGCAGTTAAAAGGACAGAGGTTTTGTTAAAAGATTATGATGGAGATGTGCTAATTCTCCCTGGAGACATGCCTCTTATAAGAGGTGAGACTTTAAAAAAAGTTTGTGATTTTCATAGAGAGAATTCTAATGCTTGTACTGTGGTTACAACGATTTTAGATAATCCTTTGGGGTATGGAAGGATAATAAGAGACGAAAAAGGGAATATTTTAAAAATAGTAGAAGAAAAGGATGCTACAGAGAAAGAAAAAGAAGTAAAAGAGATAAATACTTCTATTTATGCTTTTAAGTGGAAGCCATTGAAAGAGGCCTTAATGCATTTGAAGAATGATAATGCTCAAGGTGAATTTTATTTGACTGATGTTATAGAAATTTTTAATAAACAGAAATTGAAAATTGGTGTAATAAGAGTTGGTTCAGAGGAGGTTTTAGGGGCAAATACCCAAGAAGAATTAAGTATTATACGTGGTATACTGAAAAAAAGGGTAAATAAAAATAATATGGAGAATGGGGTTATAATTGTAGATCCTGATAAAGTAGTAATTGGACATAAGGTTGTAGTCGAGAATGATGTGATAGTTCAACCTGAAGTTTTTATATTTGGGGATTATATAATAAGGAAAAATTCTTATATCGGTCCTTTTTCTTATATAAATTCTAAGTCTGATTAAAAAGGAGAATGGGAGATGGGACAAAAATGTTTAGCTCTTTATAGTGGTACTTCTAATAGGGAGCTTGCAGAGGAAGTAGCGAAATATTTAGGTGTGGAATTGGGAGAAATTGAAATTAGAAGATTTTCTGATGGGGAAATTTATGCAAGAATTGCAAGAAGTGTAAGAGGGGCCGAGGTATATGTGATTCAGTCTTTAGGAAGCAGAGTTAATGAATATTTTATGGAGCTTCTCATAATTATTGATGCTTTAAAAAGAGCTTCCGCAGGTGAGGTTACTGCGGTTATTCCTTATTATGCCTATGCAAGACAGGATAGAAAAACCAAGTCAAGAGAGCCTATAACAGCAAAGCTTGTAGCCAATCTTTTAACGGTCGCAGGTGCTTCTCGAGTAGTTACTATGGATCTTCATGCTGGACAAATCCAAGGATTTTTTGATATTCCGGTGGATAATTTATCTGCCTTACCTCTTTTTACGAGATACTTTCAAGATAAGAACCTTAAAGATCCAGTAGTGGTATCTCCAGATATAGGTGGAGTTACGAGAGCGAGAGCTCTTGCCGATAGATTACACACGCCTCTTGCTATAATATATAAAAGAAGACCTGCTCCTGAAGTGGCGGAAGTCGAAGAGATTATAGGAGACGTAGAAGGTAGAGATGTTATAATATGTGATGATATTATTACTACTGGTAATACTCTATTTTCAGCAGCGAAATTACTTAAATTGAAAGGTGCAAGAGATATTTATGCGGCTGTAACTCATGGTATACTAACTAATGATGCTCATAAAAAGTTAGAGGAATCGGAGATAAAAGAGCTTGTGGTAACTAATACATTGCCAATACCTGTAGAAAAGAGAGTGCCTAAGCTAACTATCATTTCTATAGGGAACTTACTTGGAGAAGCAATAAAAAGAATTTCTAATAAGGATTCTTTAAGCTCTCTATTTGATTAATAATATATTAAAAAAAGGAGGTAATTAGGAAAATGGAAATAACCGAAATAAAACTTAAGAAAAGAGACAAGATAGGCAAGCAATATGCTAAAAAGTATAGGAGGAGTAATCTTATACCCGGAGTTGTATATGGAGCTCATTTAAAAGAAAATATTCATGTATTAGTTGAAAAAAAAGATCTTTGGAATTTAATAAAGAAAGGACATTCAAAAGAACAACATATTTTAAGGTTGATAATAGAGGATGGTGAAAATACCATAACTGAAAATGCTATTTTGCAAGATATTCAGATAGATCCTATAAAAGATGACTTACTTCATGTTGATTTTCATGCTGTAAGCTTAGAAGAAGTTGTAGATGTTTATGTGCCTGTAGTACTTGTAGGAGAATCCAAAGGAGTAAAACAGGGTGGTATATTGCAACATGGTGTTGAGGAGATTTTGATAAGAGCTTTACCTTTAGATGTGCCACCTCATATCGAGGTAGATATAACAGATTTAGAGATAGGAGATTCTATAACTGTGGGAGATCTCAACTTACCTGAGAACATAAAAGTTTTGACTCCTGCAGATGAGGTTATTGTAAATATAATTCCTCCTAAAGGTTATACTGAGGAGGCTTCTACTGAGGAGTCTCAAACAGAGTCTCAGTCTTAAAAATTTTTTAAAGGAGTGAAAATTGATGATTAAAATTGTGACTGATAGTACTGCTGCTCTTCCTGAAGAGTATGTAAAGAGATATGATATAACAGTGGTTCCTTTAAAGGTTGCTTTTGGGGATGAAGTTTACAGAGACGGTGTGGATATTACTCCTGAGATTTTCTTTAAAAAAGTAAAGGAGAGTTCAATTTTTCCAAAGACATCACAGCCGTCGGTAGAAGAATTTTATCAAGCTTATAAAAATATCTTTGATAAATATCCGGACACGGAGGCTATAATTTCTATTCATATTTCGGCGAAATTAAGTGGAACTGTGGGTTCTGCAAATGCTGCAAGAGAGCTTTTACCACAAAAGGATAAGATATTTGTCATTGATTCGAAGTTAACTGAGCTTGCTCTTGGAGTAGTTGTCATTGAACTTGCAAAGGCAGTCGAAAAAGGAGCAAAAGTGGATGATCTCATAGCTCTTGCTGAGAAGATGCATCTACATAGCAGTATAAAATTTACTGTGGATACTTTAGAGTATTTATATAGAGGTGGTAGAATTGGAGCAGCGCAGGCTTGGATGGGAAGTATTTTACAAATCAAACCTATTTTAGAGCTTAGAGATGGAGCTATAGAGCCAGTAGAAAGGGTAAGGACTAAACAAAAAGTTAAATCAAGAATTATTGAACTTACTAAGGAATATGCTGGAAGCGATCCGGTTAAGATTGCTATTGCTTATTCAGATAATTATGAAGAGGTTTTAGAAGTAGCACAAGAGGTAAAGAACAGTTTAAATATAACTGATTTTTATATAGGGCCTTTTAGTTGTACTATTCTTTCTCATATTGGGCCAGGCTCTTGGGGAATAATAGTTTTTAAAGAAGTTTAGAAAAGGAGAGGATGAATAAGTTGTTACAGCAAATAGTGGATGATTTAGATAAGTTCTTAGCCATATTTCCAAGTGACATCAAAAGTAGGTTAGAACAAGATCCTGATATAAAGGATCTCATAGAGGTTGTTCTTGATCTTGGAAGGGAGATTGAGGCAAGATTTTATAAGAAAACTGTTGTTTTTGAGGGGAGGTTTACCACCGAAGAAGATTTAAATTATATTATTGCAAGAGTTGGAGAATTCAGTGGCGACAAAAGAGCTGGAATAGAAAGAACTCTTCATAGAATTTCTGCTATAGAGAATAGGCATGGTAGAATAATTGGATTAACTTGTAGAGTAGGAAGAGCAGTGTTAGGAACGGTCGACATAATAAGAGACGTGATTGAAACTGGAAAGAATATTCTTCTTTTAGGTAGGCCTGGTGTTGGTAAAACAACTCTTTTAAGAGAAACAGCAAGAGTTCTTGCTGATGAGCTTGGTAAGAGAGTAATTATTATCGATACCTCTAACGAGATTGGTGGTGATGGAGATATTCCTCATCCTGCTATAGGTAGGGCAAGAAGGATGCAAGTTCCAAATCCGGCAAAACAACATGATGTGATGATTGAAGCGGTAGAAAATCATATGCCTGAAGTTATTGTAATTGATGAAATTGGAACCGAACTTGAGGCAAAGGCTGCAAGAACTATTGCTGAAAGAGGTGTGCAGTTGATTGGTACTGCTCACGGTATAACTCTTCAGAATTTACTTCTTAATCCTACGCTCTCGGATCTTGTGGGAGGGATTCAGGTAGTAACATTGAGCGATGAAGAAGCAAAAAGAAGAGGTACTCAGAAGACTGTTCTTGAAAGAAAAGCTCCTCCGACCTTTCAAGTGGTTATAGAAATTCAGGAAAGAGATAGACTTGCTATTCATCATGATGTGGCAAAAACTGTTGATGCCCTATTAAGAGGATACATTATAAAACCTGAGATAAGACTTAGAACTCCTGAAGGAGAGGTAAAAAAAGTTGAAGCTCCTACTATTGAGCCTTCAGAAGAAGAGGAAGAAGTATCGGTTTTCGGAAAGCCTGAAAGGGAGAAGAGGACAGAGCCTTTGAAAATATTCCCCTATGGAATAAGCAGGAATAGACTTGAAAAAGCAATACGTAATTTAGGGGTTCCTGCTTTTGTAGTGAAAAATCTTTCCGAAGCTAGCTGCCTCTTGATATTGAAAGCACATCAGAAAAGAGCAAAAGATCTTTTGAAAGAAGCAGAAAAGAAGGGTATTAAGATTGCCGTTTTAAGAAGTAACACTGTTACTCAGATAGAGAGATTTTTGAGCGAGGAGTTTGGAATAAGTGTAGGTACGAGTAAGAGTGATGCAGAGGAGGAGGCTCTCAGAGAAGCTCAAGAAGGTATTGAGTATGTGTTGACTCATGATGAACCTTATGAATTATCACCTCAGCCTGCTTATATAAGAAGATTACAACATCAGCTCATTCAGCAGTATGGATTGTATTCGGAAAGTGTAGGAGTAGAGCCTTTCCGTAAGGTAAGGATATATCCATCTCATTAATTTCTATAGGGATGAAAAATAGCCTTTTTATAACCTTTGAAGGAATAGATGGATCTGGAAAGACAACTCAAGCTATACTTTTAAAAGATTATCTTGAGAGCAAAGGTTTTAAGGTCTACCTTACAAGGGAGCCAGGTGGTACAGAGGTAGGAAGTAAAATAAGAGAAATTCTTTTGTCTCCAGATTTTTCAATAAATCCTTGGACAGAAGTCTTCCTCTATTTAGCTTCGAGGGTGGAAAATACCATTGTGGTTAAAAAGAAACTTGAGGAGAATTACATAGTAATTTGTGAAAGGTATGCTGATTCAACAATTGCTTATCAAGGATACGGAAGGAATTTACCACTAAATATTTTGGCGGAAATGAATGACATAGCCACTTCTGGGTTGAAACCTGATCTTACTGTTTTAATTGATTTAGATCCTGAACTGGCTTTGAGAAGAAAGAAAACTTTTGATAGAATTGAGATGGAAGGTAAGGATTTTTATTACAGAGTAAGAGAGGGATACTTGGAGATTGCAAAAAGGGAACAAGAAAGGTTTATAATCATACCAGGAAGTTTGTCTAAAGAAGAGATCTTTGAGAGGATTGTTAAAAGGATAAAGGAGAAATTTCTTAGAGGGGTGTAAAAATGAAATTAGTTTTTGCAATTATCCAGGAGGAAGACTGGAAGAAGGTAAGAGAAATTTTCATAGAGCATAATTTATCTCTTACCTTCTTCAAAAGTAAAGGTGGTTTTTTGGAGGAAGCTTCTATTACATTGATGACAGTAGTAGAGGATGATAAGTTTGAAGAGGTCTTATCTATTTTAAGAGAAAATTGTAAGGAAAGAGAAAAAATGATTATTCCTCCTCTTCCATCGGTAGAGCTCTTAAGAACTGTACCTATGCCTGTTAAAATAAAAGTAGGCGGAGCAGTAGTATTTGCAGTGGATGTAAGCTATTTTGAGAAAATATAACTATGGCCTTTAAAGAGATAGTTGGACAAAAACAAGCTATAGAGGTGTTAAGAAGAGCTATCAATGAAAATAAATTATCCCAAACTTATCTTTTTGTGGGTCCTGAAGGTGTTGGGAAAAGATTAACTGCTATCTCTTTTGTTCAAGCTTTAAATTGTAAGGTAGAACCCCTTGAAGGATGTGGTGAATGCGATATTTGTAAGAGTATAGAAAAACTTTCTTATCCTGATTTATTTTACCTTAAACCTGAGGGGCAATGGTATAAGATACAGCAAATTAGAGATATTAGAAAAGAAGCCTATGTTAAGCCATACAT
Coding sequences:
- a CDS encoding sugar phosphate nucleotidyltransferase — encoded protein: MDNFKVIILAAGQGKRMRTELPKVLHPLYENTILEFLLDTVETVFEKEYILVVSPKVKSYLSFVSDKNIVIQDKPLGTGDAVKRTEVLLKDYDGDVLILPGDMPLIRGETLKKVCDFHRENSNACTVVTTILDNPLGYGRIIRDEKGNILKIVEEKDATEKEKEVKEINTSIYAFKWKPLKEALMHLKNDNAQGEFYLTDVIEIFNKQKLKIGVIRVGSEEVLGANTQEELSIIRGILKKRVNKNNMENGVIIVDPDKVVIGHKVVVENDVIVQPEVFIFGDYIIRKNSYIGPFSYINSKSD
- the tmk gene encoding dTMP kinase, with translation MKNSLFITFEGIDGSGKTTQAILLKDYLESKGFKVYLTREPGGTEVGSKIREILLSPDFSINPWTEVFLYLASRVENTIVVKKKLEENYIVICERYADSTIAYQGYGRNLPLNILAEMNDIATSGLKPDLTVLIDLDPELALRRKKTFDRIEMEGKDFYYRVREGYLEIAKREQERFIIIPGSLSKEEIFERIVKRIKEKFLRGV
- a CDS encoding R3H domain-containing nucleic acid-binding protein, which translates into the protein MNKLLQQIVDDLDKFLAIFPSDIKSRLEQDPDIKDLIEVVLDLGREIEARFYKKTVVFEGRFTTEEDLNYIIARVGEFSGDKRAGIERTLHRISAIENRHGRIIGLTCRVGRAVLGTVDIIRDVIETGKNILLLGRPGVGKTTLLRETARVLADELGKRVIIIDTSNEIGGDGDIPHPAIGRARRMQVPNPAKQHDVMIEAVENHMPEVIVIDEIGTELEAKAARTIAERGVQLIGTAHGITLQNLLLNPTLSDLVGGIQVVTLSDEEAKRRGTQKTVLERKAPPTFQVVIEIQERDRLAIHHDVAKTVDALLRGYIIKPEIRLRTPEGEVKKVEAPTIEPSEEEEEVSVFGKPEREKRTEPLKIFPYGISRNRLEKAIRNLGVPAFVVKNLSEASCLLILKAHQKRAKDLLKEAEKKGIKIAVLRSNTVTQIERFLSEEFGISVGTSKSDAEEEALREAQEGIEYVLTHDEPYELSPQPAYIRRLQHQLIQQYGLYSESVGVEPFRKVRIYPSH
- a CDS encoding DegV family protein, which produces MIKIVTDSTAALPEEYVKRYDITVVPLKVAFGDEVYRDGVDITPEIFFKKVKESSIFPKTSQPSVEEFYQAYKNIFDKYPDTEAIISIHISAKLSGTVGSANAARELLPQKDKIFVIDSKLTELALGVVVIELAKAVEKGAKVDDLIALAEKMHLHSSIKFTVDTLEYLYRGGRIGAAQAWMGSILQIKPILELRDGAIEPVERVRTKQKVKSRIIELTKEYAGSDPVKIAIAYSDNYEEVLEVAQEVKNSLNITDFYIGPFSCTILSHIGPGSWGIIVFKEV
- a CDS encoding HD family phosphohydrolase encodes the protein MRKEILNYKGVYKFFKRLKTEVSKNLKQNLTLILTIFLLGDFLILSLDFVFIPPLKINDIAPKDIIATRTVIYRDESETERIKNLMLSQFKPIYTVDQNITIKVLSKLSEVLSPTSEHSEVYNYISKFQLSTVNTIRKKIETWIIENYSKGIKEEEVKAKKQEFIKFLTYELRFPQDIAQKLSDILIVPNMFIDVKETENKKTELIKSIKPIERIISKGDVILRKGEKVTPEKFQILETLGYTFSPKSILRFLCLFLFVALLHISLILILSYFGQMNIKDLNIFLFINSIFLSALAISKIFSFYSTYLAPITTFLFIILSLMDFPDYAILSFLTILLSAIFLRSFIIPIILMFDLIFIYRGLRNLEDRATYLKTSFMLTLIRIPILVLIKYAYPEVYINFSDLFYSIINPIISGILAIGLIPIIEDLFRLASPLKLFELTNPNHPLLRELIMEAPGTYYHSLIVGNLAERAAEESGANPKIVRTASLYHDIGKVKRPQYFIENLLPNQKNPHDDLSPYLSAIIIKSHPKDGAEILNKNKFPKNIIDIVEQHHGTSLLSYFYMKQKQLNPNQIIPEVDFRYPGPKPKSKEAAIVMLADSVEAATRSLKNVTPENIEKVVRDVIRKKLNDGQLENSRLTLEELEKISQSFIKTLIEVRHPRVPYPHEIR
- a CDS encoding cyclic-di-AMP receptor, yielding MKLVFAIIQEEDWKKVREIFIEHNLSLTFFKSKGGFLEEASITLMTVVEDDKFEEVLSILRENCKEREKMIIPPLPSVELLRTVPMPVKIKVGGAVVFAVDVSYFEKI
- a CDS encoding 50S ribosomal protein L25/general stress protein Ctc, which translates into the protein MEITEIKLKKRDKIGKQYAKKYRRSNLIPGVVYGAHLKENIHVLVEKKDLWNLIKKGHSKEQHILRLIIEDGENTITENAILQDIQIDPIKDDLLHVDFHAVSLEEVVDVYVPVVLVGESKGVKQGGILQHGVEEILIRALPLDVPPHIEVDITDLEIGDSITVGDLNLPENIKVLTPADEVIVNIIPPKGYTEEASTEESQTESQS
- a CDS encoding ribose-phosphate diphosphokinase, producing MGQKCLALYSGTSNRELAEEVAKYLGVELGEIEIRRFSDGEIYARIARSVRGAEVYVIQSLGSRVNEYFMELLIIIDALKRASAGEVTAVIPYYAYARQDRKTKSREPITAKLVANLLTVAGASRVVTMDLHAGQIQGFFDIPVDNLSALPLFTRYFQDKNLKDPVVVSPDIGGVTRARALADRLHTPLAIIYKRRPAPEVAEVEEIIGDVEGRDVIICDDIITTGNTLFSAAKLLKLKGARDIYAAVTHGILTNDAHKKLEESEIKELVVTNTLPIPVEKRVPKLTIISIGNLLGEAIKRISNKDSLSSLFD